The window AATATATTTTAACATAATATGAAAGAGCTTTCATCATTTTTTACACTCTGTTTATAATAGCGTTTTCAGGTGAGGTGCGGAATCTGTCGGTTTTAACAACAAAAGCTGCAACCCCGCTTTCTTAAATTTATGGATTTTATGAATATTGCACAATTATTGATAAAAAATACGTTGTAATGACAGGCGTAATTCTATATTAAGAAAAAATTAAAAAAAGCGCGCTGTTCCTTTAAAATGCGGCTGTTTTGCACCGAATTTGCATTCCGGCTGTTGTTATTGAAAAACAACCGATATTGGTATATAATAGACACAAATAGTATCATTGCATATTAAAATCCCTGTCGGGACTAAACGACGACATTTACATTCGGAAGCGCCGGAATTATTCGGCGGTTCCATTATATGGAGGACATTCTATGAACTACAGGCAACCGGTCAGCAAAATCAAAGAAACCATTTCGGCGACGCTTGACCGCGTTTTCGGGGTCAGCCTTGAAAACGCAACCGATGAGCAATGCTACAAGGCGGTCGCCCTTACCGTGCGTGATTTGATGACGGCGGGACGAAGCGAGTATATGGCCAATGCGGAAAAAACCCATACCAAACAGGTTTATTATCTTTGTATGGAGTTCCTGCTGGGCCGTTCGCTCAAAAATAATCTGTTCAACCTCGGCATTGAAGAGGATTTTCGCAAAGCGCTGAGTGAAATGGGGCTGAAGCTGGACTGCCTTTATGAGCAGGAGCCGGACGCAGGCCTTGGCAACGGTGGGCTGGGCAGGCTTGCCGCCTGTTTTTTAGACGGCCTTGCAACACAGGGCTACCCCGCTACGGGTTATTCGCTCCGTTACGAATACGGCATCTTCCGCCAGAAGCTGGTGGAAGGCTGGCAGACCGAGCTGCCTGATTTTTGGCTTCCGGGTGGAAAAATCTGGATGCAGGCGGTGCCGGAAAAAAGCGTGGAGGTCCATTTCAACGGACATATTGAGGATTACTGGAACAACCAGTACCATGTGGTAAACCATAAGGATTATACAAAGGTAACCGCGGTGCCCTACGACATGTATGTGGCCGGTATGGACGGACGCGGCATCAGCCGCCTGCGCGTTTGGGCGGCAAGCTCCGCCGAATTCGACATGAACCTGTTCAACAGCGGAAACTATATGCGCGCCATGGAACAGAACGCCATGGCCGAGGTCATCACCAAAGTGCTTTACCCGGAGGACAACCATATGGAGGGGAAGAGCCTGCGCCTCTCCCAGCAGTATTTTTTGGTTTCCGCAACCATACAGGATATTATCCGCCGCCATCTGTTTAAATACAGTACGCTCGACAACCTTCCCGAGCTGGTTGCCATCCACCTGAACGATACGCACCCCGTGCTCGCCATTCCCGAAATGATGCGCGTGATGCTGGATGAATGCGGTTACGGTTGGGACGCGGCATGGGATATCGTGACCCGCACCATCGCCTACACCAATCACACGGTTATGGCCGAGGCGCTGGAGTGCTGGGGAATTGAACTGTTCCAGTCGCGGCTGCCCCGCATCTATCAGATTATTGAAGAGATCAACCGCCGTTTCTGTGCACAGATGCACGAAAAAGGCGTTGACGGATATAAAGTGGGCCGCATGGCGCCGCTGAACGACGGCTATGTGAAAATGGCAAACCTTGCGGTGGTCAGCAGCCACAGCGTCAACGGGGTGTCACAGCTTCATAGCGATATCTTGAAAAATACTGTGTTTCACGATTTTTATACCGAAATGCCGCAGAAATTTACGAACGTGACAAACGGTATTGCCCACCGCCGCTGGCTGAATCAGGCAAATCCGGAACTTGCGGCGCTGCTTACCGGGCTGATCGGCAAGGGCTATATTCACAGTGCGCAGGAGCTGCAAAAGCTCACGCAGTACAAGGACGACGCTTCGGTATTGGAACAAATGGCGCAGATTAAGCGCAGAAATAAAATCCGGCTCGCTGAATATGTGAAAAAAGAAAATAATCTTGTGATAGATCCGGATTCGATTTTCGACGTGCAGGTCAAGCGGATGCATGAATACAAGCGCCAGCACATGAACGCCCTGCATATTTTGTCGGTTTACCAGTGGCTGAGGGAAAATCCGAACGCGGAGTTTACCCCGCATACCTACATCTTCGGTGCAAAAGCCGCGCCGGGCTATTACTTTGCAAAACAGATGATCCGTTTTATCGTTGATCTGGGAAACACCATTAATAGCGACCCGCGTGTAAACCAAAAGATGAAGGTTGTCTATCTGGAGGATTACCGCGTGACGCTCGCCGAGCTTTTGACACCCGCCGCCGATTTGAGCGAGCAGATTTCGCTCGCCGGAACCGAGGCGTCAGGTACGAGCAACATGAAATTCATGATTAACGCGGCGGTTACCATTGGAACTCTCGACGGCGCAAATGTGGAAATTCATGACGCTGTCGGCGACGACAATATTGTTCTTTTCGGCATGACCGCGCCGGAGGTGAGCGCGCTCAAGCCGAACTATGACCCGAGGGCGTTTTTCAACGGCAATCCGGTTATTAAACAAGCGGTTGAAGAATTGAATACCGGCTTCTGCTGCGTAAAATTCAATGATATTGCAGATTCGCTGGTGAATTTCGACCCCTACATGGTGCTTGCCGATTTTGATTCCTACGCAAAGGCGCAGAAAAAAGCGGAGGCGCTTTATGGCGACGCGCAGAACTGGAGCCGCATGTGCCTGCTGAATACCGCCAACGCGGGCCGCTTTGCGGCGGATCGGGCAATCCGCGAATACGCTGATAACATTTGGAACGCCAAGCCGGTGCCTGAAATAAAAGAAAAAGAAGAAAAACCAGCGAAGCGTTCGCTTACCGGCAGAAAAATAAAATAATACCCAAAGAAGGCGGGTGACCGCCTTCTGCATATTTGGAGGAATACCCATGTTCAATTCCCGCAATCCAATGTACCGTGAACCCGTAGGTGCGGTCGCAGACGGCACGCCGGTACATTTTAAAATAACCCTGCCGCGCGACCTGCACTGCAGTGCCGCGCGGCTTATGATAAAAGACGATTCTACCGGCGAAGAAAAAGCGCAGGGTATGTTCTGGTGCGGTATGAACGGCGACGACGGCGAATGGTGGGAGTGCCATTTCACAGCGGAAACGACGGGTCTTTATTTTTACTGGTTCTGTATTGATACCTGGCGCTCAACACTGAAAATTACGCGCGGCTGGGGCGGAGAAGGGGTTCTTCGGGAAGCGCCCTGCTTTTGGCAGATGACGGTCTATGACAGGAACTTCACCACGCCGGACTGGCTTGCGGGCGGAATTATGTACCAGATTTTTCCGGACAGGTTTTTTCGTTCGGGGCAAAAGAAAACCGGCGTTCCCGCCGACAGAAAGCTGCATGAAAATTGGGGTGCGCAGCCCGATTGGGAGCCGGACGAGGATGGCAGAATCACCAATAGCGATTATTTCGGCGGCGACCTGTTCGGAATTGAGGAAAAACTCGATTACCTTCAATCCATGGGTGTCACCTGCGTTTACCTGAATCCTATTTTTGAATCCCATTCCAACCACCGGTACGATACGGCGGATTATTCTAAAATCGACCCGCTTTTAGGCAATGAACAGGATTTTTCACATCTGTGTGCAGCGGCGGAGAAGAGGGGGATCCGTGTGGTGCTCGATGGCGTTTTCAACCATACGGGCAGCGACAGCGTCTACTTCAACCGCCAGAATCGCTACGCCGGCCCGGGCGCGTTTAACTCCAAAAATTCGCCGTATTATTCTTGGTATACCTTTCGCCACTGGCCGCAGGATTATGACTGCTGGTGGAACTTTATCACCCTGCCGAATGTGGATGAAACCAATCCGCAGTACAGGGAGTATATCAATGGAAACGGCGGCATCATTCAAAAGTGGCTTACCGCGGGCGCAGGCGGCTGGCGGCTGGATGTCGCCGACGAACTGCCGGACTTTTTCCTTGAGGACATCCGCGCTGCCGCCAAATCGAAAAAAAGCGACGCGCTGATTTTGGGCGAGGTCTGGGAGGACGCGTCCAACAAAACAGCCTACGGAAAAAGACGGAAGTATCTATTGGGCGGCCAGCTCGACAGTGTGATGAACTATCCGTTCCGCAGTGCGATTCTGGGCTTTTTAACAGGCGCGAGCGCCGCCGATATGATGGAAATCATACTCGGTATTCTTGAAAATTATCCGCCGCAGGTTACGCGCCTGCTGATGAATCATATCGGCACGCATGACACCGAGCGGGCGCTCACCATTCTTGCGGGTGAACCGCTGGGCGGCCACGCCCGCCGATGGCAGAGCACCGCCCACCTGACAAGGGAGCGCCGCCGCCGCGGAATGAAGTTGATGCGGCTCGCTTCGCTGATGCAGTTCACCCTGCCGGGCGTACCCTGCATTTATTACGGCGATGAAGCTGGGATGGAGGGCTACCGCGACCCGTTTAACCGCGTCTGTTATCCGTGGGGAAACGAGGAAAAGGATTTGATCGAGTGGTATCGCCTGCTTAGCAGAATCCGCCGCAGCTGTTCCGCCTTAAAAGAAGGCGGTTTCATTCCGCTTCTTGCGGATCATTCCTGCTTGGGATATATCCGTCAGGATGATACTACAAGTATGCTTTGTGTAATCAATGCCGGCGGAGAAAACCGCAGAGTTACCGTTCCCGTAGAATGGCGGAATGCCCGCGCGGTGCTCGGTATTGTGCCGGACGAAAACAATACCCTTATTCTCAATCCGGAGGATTGTGCGGTACTGCTTCTGAAAAGGGAGAAGCCCATGCTGCCGGAGGCGGATGCCGCGGTCGCAAAGACAATGACAGCCTGTACAAAGCCACACAATACAGAAAGAATTTCAAGAAGATAAAAGATGGATCCGCAAAAAAAAGTTGCAATCATTGTTCAAATGTGATATTATACTAAGGCGGCTTGAATAAAGCCGTATATGCGCTCGTAGCTCAGCTGGATAGAGTGCTTGACTACGAATCAAGAGGTCGCGGGTTCGAGTCCCTCCGGGCGCACCAAAAAAACAGGACAAGGCTTTTGCCTTGTCCTGTTTTGACTGTGTAATATCAAATACTCAAGAATACTGCATGCACACATTTCACCACAGGATAACATTTCAACAATTTTCAGAAAATAATACATCGTATGATCAGACCCCTCACGCCGTGCGTGGGGGGTCTGATCAAAAGTTGAATAAGGGAGGCATTTGACAAAAAACGCATTTGATTTACTCAAACGGATTTTCCGTCTTGTATAGCATAGTTTTAGGCTGATTAAAGGAAATATCCGTAATGCCCATCGCACGAAACACCGTGAACAGGGGGCTTCCCGCATGGGCGAACGCCACGGCGCCGTGGTGAGGATAATGCTTTTCGATCAGAACGTGACGGTAGAAACGGCCCATCTCGGGGATAGCAATGATTCCTATTCCGCCAAAGGAACGGGTCGCGACCGGAAGCACCTCTCCCAGTGCAATATATGCGGACAGCTTTCCCTCCGCGGAACCCTGCAGCCGGAAGAAAGTAATCTTCCCGGGAGCGATGTCGCCTTCCAGTGTCCCGCGGGTAAAATCGGGTTCGTTGCCGTTTTCCAGCAGACGGTTCTGAATCAGTTGGTACTTCACCGCCGCGCCCTTCGACAGCTTGCAGAACGGAGTATTCCCGCAGTGGAAGCCCATGAAGGTATCCTTCAGCGTATAAGGGTACTTTCCTGCGATTTCGTCTTCATAAAGGTCGCGCGGCACGCTGTTGTTAATATCCAGCAGAGTGACGGCGTCGCCTGTCACACAGGCGCCGATGTATTCGCTCAAAGCGCCGTAAATGTCTACCTCACAAGCCACCGGGATTCCCCGGGAGGCCAGGCGGCTGTTGACATAACAGGGTTCAAAACCGAATTCTTTCGGGAAAGCAGGCCAGCATTTGTCCGCTAGGGCCACATATTTTTTGGCTCCCCTGTTGTCTTTCACCCAATCGAGCAGGGTAAGCTCAAACTGCGCCATGCGAGGCAGAAGATCAGGATAATGGTTTCCGTCGATTCCGAGTTCTTTGGCCATATCGTCCGCAACTCCGGGGATGCGGGGATCTTCCTTGTGAGCCCGGTAGGCCACCAAAAGATCCAGCTCCGAATTTTCCTGAATTTCAACGCCGAGGTCGTACAGAGGCTGAATCGGCGCGTTGCAGGCGAAGAAGTCCTGCGGACGGGGGCCGAAAGTGATGATCTTCAGCGAATTCACTCCTATCAGC of the uncultured Caproiciproducens sp. genome contains:
- a CDS encoding fucose isomerase: MKNIPEVKLGIIAVSRDCFIISLSQKRRKAIVDSFTAKYGSVFEAQTTVENEQDMLEAVAEVEAAGCNALVVFLGNFGPETPETLIAKYFDGPVMFVAASEETGEDLINGRGDAYCGMLNCSYNLALRHIRAVIPEYPVGTAEEISDMIARFVPVARALIGVNSLKIITFGPRPQDFFACNAPIQPLYDLGVEIQENSELDLLVAYRAHKEDPRIPGVADDMAKELGIDGNHYPDLLPRMAQFELTLLDWVKDNRGAKKYVALADKCWPAFPKEFGFEPCYVNSRLASRGIPVACEVDIYGALSEYIGACVTGDAVTLLDINNSVPRDLYEDEIAGKYPYTLKDTFMGFHCGNTPFCKLSKGAAVKYQLIQNRLLENGNEPDFTRGTLEGDIAPGKITFFRLQGSAEGKLSAYIALGEVLPVATRSFGGIGIIAIPEMGRFYRHVLIEKHYPHHGAVAFAHAGSPLFTVFRAMGITDISFNQPKTMLYKTENPFE
- a CDS encoding glycogen/starch/alpha-glucan phosphorylase, with the protein product MNYRQPVSKIKETISATLDRVFGVSLENATDEQCYKAVALTVRDLMTAGRSEYMANAEKTHTKQVYYLCMEFLLGRSLKNNLFNLGIEEDFRKALSEMGLKLDCLYEQEPDAGLGNGGLGRLAACFLDGLATQGYPATGYSLRYEYGIFRQKLVEGWQTELPDFWLPGGKIWMQAVPEKSVEVHFNGHIEDYWNNQYHVVNHKDYTKVTAVPYDMYVAGMDGRGISRLRVWAASSAEFDMNLFNSGNYMRAMEQNAMAEVITKVLYPEDNHMEGKSLRLSQQYFLVSATIQDIIRRHLFKYSTLDNLPELVAIHLNDTHPVLAIPEMMRVMLDECGYGWDAAWDIVTRTIAYTNHTVMAEALECWGIELFQSRLPRIYQIIEEINRRFCAQMHEKGVDGYKVGRMAPLNDGYVKMANLAVVSSHSVNGVSQLHSDILKNTVFHDFYTEMPQKFTNVTNGIAHRRWLNQANPELAALLTGLIGKGYIHSAQELQKLTQYKDDASVLEQMAQIKRRNKIRLAEYVKKENNLVIDPDSIFDVQVKRMHEYKRQHMNALHILSVYQWLRENPNAEFTPHTYIFGAKAAPGYYFAKQMIRFIVDLGNTINSDPRVNQKMKVVYLEDYRVTLAELLTPAADLSEQISLAGTEASGTSNMKFMINAAVTIGTLDGANVEIHDAVGDDNIVLFGMTAPEVSALKPNYDPRAFFNGNPVIKQAVEELNTGFCCVKFNDIADSLVNFDPYMVLADFDSYAKAQKKAEALYGDAQNWSRMCLLNTANAGRFAADRAIREYADNIWNAKPVPEIKEKEEKPAKRSLTGRKIK
- a CDS encoding glycoside hydrolase family 13 protein, which produces MFNSRNPMYREPVGAVADGTPVHFKITLPRDLHCSAARLMIKDDSTGEEKAQGMFWCGMNGDDGEWWECHFTAETTGLYFYWFCIDTWRSTLKITRGWGGEGVLREAPCFWQMTVYDRNFTTPDWLAGGIMYQIFPDRFFRSGQKKTGVPADRKLHENWGAQPDWEPDEDGRITNSDYFGGDLFGIEEKLDYLQSMGVTCVYLNPIFESHSNHRYDTADYSKIDPLLGNEQDFSHLCAAAEKRGIRVVLDGVFNHTGSDSVYFNRQNRYAGPGAFNSKNSPYYSWYTFRHWPQDYDCWWNFITLPNVDETNPQYREYINGNGGIIQKWLTAGAGGWRLDVADELPDFFLEDIRAAAKSKKSDALILGEVWEDASNKTAYGKRRKYLLGGQLDSVMNYPFRSAILGFLTGASAADMMEIILGILENYPPQVTRLLMNHIGTHDTERALTILAGEPLGGHARRWQSTAHLTRERRRRGMKLMRLASLMQFTLPGVPCIYYGDEAGMEGYRDPFNRVCYPWGNEEKDLIEWYRLLSRIRRSCSALKEGGFIPLLADHSCLGYIRQDDTTSMLCVINAGGENRRVTVPVEWRNARAVLGIVPDENNTLILNPEDCAVLLLKREKPMLPEADAAVAKTMTACTKPHNTERISRR